A region of Maridesulfovibrio sp. DNA encodes the following proteins:
- the tmcA gene encoding acidic tetraheme cytochrome c3 TmcA, translating into MYKRVFSIAVIAACVFLYMIPAFCQEDITSLLDPAFPKHERPAAVFAHDAHNEKAGIEDCAVCHHVWEDGKIVEGESSEDQKCSDCHAVKPEAGKTGLRNAYHKLCTDCHVKEENGPVSCAGCHPKGGAAPAEH; encoded by the coding sequence ATGTATAAAAGAGTATTCTCTATCGCGGTCATTGCCGCATGTGTCTTTCTCTATATGATTCCCGCATTCTGCCAGGAGGACATAACCTCTTTGCTGGATCCGGCTTTCCCCAAACACGAAAGACCTGCTGCAGTGTTCGCGCATGACGCACACAATGAAAAGGCCGGTATCGAAGACTGCGCTGTATGTCACCACGTCTGGGAAGACGGAAAGATCGTCGAAGGCGAGTCTTCCGAAGACCAGAAATGCTCCGACTGCCACGCAGTTAAACCTGAAGCCGGAAAAACAGGTCTGCGCAATGCTTATCACAAGCTTTGCACCGACTGCCATGTAAAAGAAGAGAACGGTCCCGTATCCTGCGCCGGTTGCCACCCCAAAGGCGGCGCTGCCCCTGCAGAACATTAA
- a CDS encoding adenosine deaminase has protein sequence MKKIILLCALLAVVSCAPRTGLKNQNLQTLNPVELRMVIAEMPKGADLHTHLSGIPYAEDYLKWAADDNACIVKSSGKIVAGPCGDGTLAAKDAYSNAKIWNMAVSGLSVRENRRDNQLWGHDQFFGAFGKMGVAKYNTGRLLAHAAKQAARDHVQYLEVMLSLYGPKSRDKDLINNAWTGDFEESLKNLEKFNLYSDIKAVVGNIDSAEREKSRILGNEPAKKVQIKYINQISRGNDPASVFAQLAFAFKLALSDSRVVGINLVGPEDGPIAMRDYELHMKMVNFFDSRCGHRVPITLHAGELTPALVTPEGLSNHIGLIVNGVNARRIGHAVDLPYEKGAESLIRKMKKRQMAIEILLGSNDAILKVSGKKHPLQTYLKAGVPIVLASDDMGIARSTLTDEYVRAVLDQNMTYQQLKEAARNSLEYSFLDGDSLWINKVYGKMVKACSESSGAKYECDEFLSENPKANQQWNLEKQFRAFESKYSYLN, from the coding sequence ATGAAAAAAATAATATTGTTATGTGCGTTGTTGGCAGTGGTTTCCTGTGCGCCTCGCACGGGCTTGAAAAATCAAAATCTACAAACGTTAAATCCGGTTGAGTTGCGAATGGTAATCGCGGAAATGCCTAAGGGGGCGGACCTGCATACTCATTTGTCCGGCATTCCATATGCGGAAGATTATCTAAAGTGGGCGGCTGATGATAACGCCTGTATCGTCAAAAGTAGCGGAAAGATTGTAGCAGGTCCTTGCGGTGACGGAACTCTTGCAGCCAAGGACGCATACTCTAATGCTAAGATATGGAACATGGCCGTAAGCGGGTTATCAGTCAGAGAAAACAGGCGTGATAACCAACTTTGGGGGCATGATCAGTTCTTTGGGGCTTTCGGAAAAATGGGTGTTGCCAAGTACAACACGGGAAGGTTGTTAGCCCACGCTGCCAAGCAGGCAGCTAGAGATCATGTTCAGTATTTAGAGGTTATGCTTTCATTATATGGTCCTAAATCAAGAGATAAAGATTTAATAAACAATGCTTGGACCGGAGATTTCGAAGAATCTCTTAAAAATCTGGAAAAATTTAACCTTTATAGTGATATTAAAGCTGTTGTTGGAAATATTGACAGCGCTGAAAGAGAGAAGTCCCGGATACTAGGGAATGAACCGGCAAAGAAAGTACAAATTAAGTATATCAACCAGATTTCAAGAGGGAATGATCCCGCCAGCGTATTTGCCCAATTGGCTTTTGCTTTTAAGCTCGCACTTAGTGATTCAAGGGTGGTAGGGATAAATCTGGTCGGTCCGGAAGATGGTCCCATTGCCATGCGAGATTACGAATTACATATGAAGATGGTAAATTTCTTTGATTCTCGGTGTGGGCATAGGGTTCCGATTACTTTACATGCCGGAGAGCTGACCCCGGCTTTGGTAACCCCGGAGGGGCTTTCAAATCATATTGGTTTGATTGTTAACGGTGTGAATGCGCGAAGAATTGGCCATGCAGTGGATCTTCCATATGAAAAGGGAGCTGAGAGTTTGATTAGGAAGATGAAGAAAAGACAGATGGCTATTGAAATCCTGCTGGGAAGTAATGACGCAATATTAAAAGTCAGCGGTAAAAAGCATCCGCTACAGACGTATCTAAAGGCAGGTGTGCCGATTGTTTTGGCTTCAGATGATATGGGGATAGCCCGTTCTACTTTGACTGATGAATATGTACGAGCAGTTTTAGATCAAAATATGACTTATCAGCAGTTGAAGGAAGCAGCTCGCAATTCTCTTGAGTACTCGTTCTTAGATGGTGATTCTCTATGGATAAATAAAGTATATGGTAAGATGGTAAAAGCGTGCAGTGAGTCTTCTGGAGCAAAATACGAGTGTGATGAGTTTCTTTCTGAAAACCCGAAAGCAAATCAGCAGTGGAATTTGGAAAAGCAATTTAGAGCATTTGAAAGCAAGTATTCTTATTTGAATTAA